A genomic stretch from Flavobacterium nitratireducens includes:
- the cysD gene encoding sulfate adenylyltransferase subunit CysD, which translates to MSSVLKTNALESEAIYIFREVVSQFEKPVLLFSGGKDSITLVRLAQKAFFPAKIPFPLLHVDTGHNFPETIEFRDKLVKELGLELIVRNVQDAIDQGKVVEETGRYASRNSLQTTTLLDAIEEFKFDACIGGARRDEEKARAKERIFSVRDDFGQWDEKNQRPELFDLLNGKIELGQNVRVFPISNWTELDVWSYIEQEQIEIPSIYFSHKRKVFVRDGMIWSHSPFVYQDEDEVVEERVVRFRTVGDMSCTAAVESYAGTIAEVVGEIRQSTISERGARIDDKRSEAAMEKRKQQGYF; encoded by the coding sequence ATGAGTTCAGTTTTAAAAACAAATGCTTTAGAAAGCGAAGCGATTTACATATTTAGAGAAGTTGTTTCTCAATTTGAGAAACCTGTATTGCTTTTTTCAGGGGGAAAAGATTCAATTACATTAGTGAGATTAGCTCAAAAAGCGTTCTTTCCTGCAAAAATTCCTTTTCCATTGTTACACGTTGATACAGGACACAACTTTCCTGAGACTATCGAATTTAGAGATAAATTAGTGAAAGAATTAGGATTAGAGTTAATCGTTCGTAATGTTCAGGATGCTATCGATCAAGGTAAAGTTGTAGAAGAAACAGGACGTTATGCAAGTAGAAATAGTTTGCAAACAACAACTCTTCTGGATGCTATCGAAGAATTTAAATTTGATGCTTGTATTGGTGGGGCTCGTCGTGATGAAGAAAAAGCAAGAGCTAAAGAACGTATTTTTTCTGTTCGTGATGATTTTGGTCAATGGGATGAGAAAAACCAACGTCCTGAGTTGTTTGATTTATTGAATGGTAAAATTGAATTAGGACAAAATGTTCGTGTTTTCCCAATTTCAAACTGGACAGAATTAGATGTTTGGAGCTACATCGAACAAGAACAAATTGAAATTCCATCTATTTATTTTTCACACAAACGTAAAGTATTCGTAAGAGACGGAATGATTTGGTCACACTCACCATTTGTTTATCAAGACGAAGATGAGGTAGTAGAAGAAAGAGTAGTTCGTTTTAGAACTGTGGGAGATATGAGTTGTACTGCTGCTGTTGAATCTTATGCTGGTACTATTGCCGAAGTTGTTGGTGAAATTAGACAGTCAACTATTTCGGAGCGTGGAGCGCGTATTGACGACAAACGTTCAGAAGCAGCGATGGAGAAAAGAAAACAACAAGGTTACTTTTAA
- a CDS encoding OsmC family protein has protein sequence MKITLDRVNENFHFQLKNERGHIVNVDARPEFGGNDMGPSPMELVLMGVAGCSGIDMISILKKQRQEITSFKADVEGERVQVGEAKPFKNIFVVFSLEGNIKEDKAAKAAQLSFEKYCSVSKTVEPTATIHYKVILNGVELAKE, from the coding sequence ATGAAAATAACATTAGATAGAGTAAACGAAAACTTCCACTTTCAATTAAAAAATGAAAGAGGACATATAGTAAATGTAGATGCACGTCCAGAATTTGGAGGTAATGATATGGGCCCAAGTCCAATGGAATTGGTACTAATGGGAGTGGCTGGTTGTAGCGGAATTGATATGATTTCGATTCTGAAAAAACAACGCCAAGAAATCACTTCTTTCAAAGCCGATGTAGAAGGAGAGCGTGTTCAAGTGGGTGAAGCAAAACCGTTTAAAAATATTTTTGTAGTTTTTTCTTTGGAAGGAAATATCAAAGAAGATAAGGCTGCTAAGGCTGCACAATTATCCTTTGAGAAATATTGTTCAGTTTCTAAGACGGTAGAACCTACGGCAACGATTCATTACAAAGTAATTTTGAACGGAGTAGAATTAGCTAAAGAATAA
- a CDS encoding RrF2 family transcriptional regulator — translation MLSKKTKYGIKALTFLARQEDQTPVAIADIAKSEHISIKFLESILLLLRHSGFLGAKKGKGGGYYLIKEPKDINMAKVYRILEGPIALLPCASHNFYEPCDDCTDEATCAVRKLMMEVRDNTLKILENNSLADIAF, via the coding sequence ATGCTATCTAAGAAAACAAAATACGGAATTAAAGCTTTGACTTTTCTGGCGCGTCAGGAAGATCAGACACCTGTTGCTATAGCTGATATTGCAAAATCCGAACACATTTCGATTAAGTTTTTGGAAAGTATTTTGTTGTTATTACGTCATTCGGGTTTTTTAGGAGCTAAAAAAGGAAAAGGTGGTGGTTATTATTTAATCAAAGAGCCAAAAGATATCAATATGGCAAAAGTGTATCGTATTCTAGAAGGACCTATTGCTTTGCTACCTTGTGCTAGTCATAATTTCTACGAACCTTGTGATGATTGTACAGACGAAGCGACTTGTGCAGTACGTAAATTGATGATGGAGGTTAGAGATAATACTTTAAAGATTTTGGAAAATAATTCCTTAGCCGATATTGCTTTTTAA
- the thrA gene encoding bifunctional aspartate kinase/homoserine dehydrogenase I, whose amino-acid sequence MKILKFGGKSLSNGEGINKVVSIITDKVNQGEQITVVVSARGNATDELEEILAVATKNGDYKTLLDKFKQYQQDNYLAVNLSEEFSVLDKLFEGVSLIGDYSSKIKDQVLSIGEVLSAKLLTAILIEKGINAKFADSRIFLKTDSKFGDAQPLEQVSKKNVVQYFKDNSEFINIVTGFIGSNINNVTTTLGRNGSNYTASLLANYLNAQELQNYTHVDGIYTANPDLVADAKKIDHLTFNEANELANFGATILHAKTIIPLLEKNIPLRILNTFNHENEGTLITATSKAGGIKTLSVLEDLALVNLEGRGLLGKTGVDARIFKVMGDNNISVSIISQGSSERGIGLVVAASQATKAMIELEKEFENDFYSKDVNKISVTDDVSVISIIGQDLSTFHKPYTALIRNKIIPILFNNTVTGKNVSLVVKKNELNKALNVIHGEIFGVSKKINIAVFGHGLVGGTLIDQILESAKAIEKRKDIKLNIFAIANSKSVLLNKDGVTPNWVNEIQTNGFSYTIKDVIEYANEHHLANLIAVDNTASAAFVENYITLVENGFDLISSNKVANTLSYGFYKELRKVLAENQKNYLYETNVGAGLPLIDTIKLLHLSGENITKIKGVFSGTLSYLFNNFSAKDVPFSDILKEAIDNGYTEPDPREDLCGNDVGRKLLILARELDLQNEFEEVAIQNLIPEHLREGSAADFLTKLKEFDPIYSKIKEEQEPNHVLRYIGELSGDLQNDKGNLEVKLVSVPSDTALGGLKGSDSFFEIYTESYGDRPVVIQGAGAGSAVTARGVFGDILRLSDKG is encoded by the coding sequence ATGAAAATATTAAAATTTGGAGGTAAATCTTTATCGAATGGTGAAGGAATCAATAAAGTTGTTTCTATAATAACAGATAAAGTAAATCAAGGTGAGCAAATTACGGTGGTAGTTTCAGCTCGTGGTAATGCAACAGATGAATTAGAAGAAATCTTAGCTGTTGCAACTAAAAATGGTGATTATAAAACATTGTTGGATAAATTTAAACAATACCAACAAGATAATTATTTGGCTGTAAATCTATCAGAGGAATTTTCAGTTTTAGATAAATTATTCGAAGGAGTAAGCTTAATCGGTGATTATAGTTCTAAAATTAAAGATCAGGTTTTGTCAATTGGAGAGGTATTATCGGCTAAATTGCTAACGGCTATTTTAATCGAAAAGGGAATCAATGCGAAGTTTGCCGATTCTAGAATTTTCTTAAAAACTGATTCGAAATTTGGTGATGCGCAACCTTTGGAACAAGTTTCTAAGAAAAATGTTGTTCAATATTTTAAAGATAATAGTGAGTTTATCAATATTGTAACTGGTTTTATTGGTTCTAATATTAATAACGTAACAACTACTTTGGGGCGTAACGGAAGTAATTATACAGCTTCATTGTTAGCTAATTATTTGAATGCACAAGAGCTTCAAAATTATACCCATGTAGATGGAATTTATACGGCTAATCCTGATTTAGTTGCTGATGCTAAGAAAATTGACCATTTAACTTTTAATGAAGCGAATGAGTTGGCTAATTTTGGTGCGACTATTTTACATGCAAAAACGATTATCCCTTTATTGGAGAAAAATATTCCTTTACGTATATTAAATACGTTTAATCATGAAAATGAAGGAACTTTAATCACTGCTACATCAAAAGCGGGTGGGATTAAGACTCTTTCAGTTCTTGAAGATCTCGCCTTGGTAAATCTTGAAGGGAGAGGTTTATTAGGTAAAACGGGAGTAGATGCTCGAATTTTTAAAGTAATGGGAGATAATAATATTAGTGTAAGTATTATTTCTCAAGGTTCTTCGGAAAGAGGAATTGGATTAGTGGTTGCTGCTTCTCAGGCTACTAAAGCGATGATAGAATTGGAAAAAGAATTTGAAAATGATTTTTATTCTAAGGATGTCAATAAGATTTCAGTAACAGATGATGTGTCTGTCATTTCGATTATCGGGCAGGATTTGAGTACGTTTCATAAGCCTTATACCGCTTTGATTCGCAATAAAATTATCCCAATATTGTTTAATAACACTGTTACAGGGAAAAACGTGAGTTTAGTAGTTAAGAAAAACGAACTAAATAAAGCGTTAAATGTGATACATGGAGAGATTTTTGGAGTTTCAAAAAAAATCAATATTGCTGTTTTTGGTCACGGATTAGTTGGAGGAACTTTAATTGATCAAATTTTAGAATCGGCTAAGGCTATTGAGAAAAGAAAAGATATTAAACTGAATATTTTTGCGATTGCTAATTCTAAAAGTGTGTTACTAAATAAAGACGGAGTGACGCCTAATTGGGTAAACGAAATCCAAACGAATGGTTTTTCATACACTATTAAAGATGTAATTGAATATGCTAATGAGCACCATTTGGCCAATTTAATTGCAGTTGATAATACGGCTAGTGCTGCATTCGTAGAGAATTATATTACTTTAGTTGAAAATGGTTTTGACTTGATTTCATCTAATAAAGTAGCAAATACTTTGAGTTATGGTTTTTATAAAGAATTGCGAAAAGTATTGGCTGAAAACCAAAAGAATTATTTGTACGAAACCAATGTGGGTGCGGGATTACCATTAATTGATACCATTAAATTATTACATCTATCTGGAGAGAATATCACTAAAATTAAAGGAGTGTTTTCAGGAACATTGAGTTATTTGTTTAATAATTTCTCTGCAAAAGATGTTCCGTTTAGTGATATTTTGAAAGAAGCTATTGATAATGGATATACGGAACCAGATCCACGTGAAGATTTATGTGGAAATGATGTAGGTAGAAAATTATTGATTTTAGCCAGAGAATTGGATTTGCAAAATGAATTTGAAGAAGTTGCAATTCAAAACTTAATTCCGGAGCATTTAAGGGAAGGTAGTGCGGCTGATTTTTTAACGAAGTTAAAAGAATTTGATCCAATTTATAGTAAAATTAAAGAGGAGCAAGAGCCAAATCATGTATTGCGTTACATAGGTGAATTGTCAGGTGATTTGCAAAATGACAAAGGAAATCTTGAAGTAAAATTAGTTTCTGTTCCATCTGATACCGCATTAGGAGGATTAAAAGGTTCGGATTCCTTTTTCGAAATTTATACCGAATCTTACGGAGACCGACCAGTTGTAATTCAAGGGGCAGGTGCTGGTTCGGCAGTAACGGCAAGAGGAGTTTTTGGAGATATTTTAAGATTATCTGATAAAGGATAA
- the metK gene encoding methionine adenosyltransferase, which produces MAYLFTSESVSEGHPDKIADQISDALIDNFLAFDADSKVACETLVTTGQVILAGEVKSNTYLDVQQIARDVIRKIGYTKSEYMFEANSCGILSAIHEQSADINQGVDRKNPEEQGAGDQGMMFGYATNETENYMPLALDLSHNLLKELAELRRENNEITYLRPDAKAQVTLEYSDDNTPIRIDAIVISTQHDDFDEEAAMLTKIKKDIIEILIPRIIAKYPVYAHLFNDKINYHINPTGKFVIGGPHGDTGLTGRKIIVDTYGGKGAHGGGAFSGKDPSKVDRSAAYATRHIAKNLVAAGVADEILVQVSYAIGVAEPMGIFIDTYGTSKVNLTNGEIAKKVEAIFDMRPYFIEQRLKLRNPIYSETAAYGHMGRTPEVVTKTFSAPGGEEKTVTVELFTWEKLDYVDQIKTAFGL; this is translated from the coding sequence ATGGCCTATTTATTTACGTCAGAATCTGTAAGCGAAGGACATCCAGACAAAATTGCAGATCAAATTTCAGACGCATTAATTGATAACTTCCTAGCATTTGACGCCGATTCAAAAGTAGCTTGTGAAACTTTAGTAACTACCGGTCAAGTAATCTTAGCTGGAGAGGTAAAATCAAATACCTACTTAGATGTTCAACAAATTGCGCGTGATGTAATCCGTAAAATTGGTTACACTAAAAGTGAATATATGTTTGAAGCTAATTCTTGTGGAATTCTTTCGGCAATTCATGAACAATCTGCAGACATTAATCAAGGTGTTGACAGAAAAAACCCAGAAGAACAAGGTGCAGGAGATCAAGGTATGATGTTTGGTTATGCAACTAATGAAACTGAAAACTACATGCCTTTAGCATTAGACCTTTCACATAACCTATTGAAAGAATTAGCTGAATTAAGACGTGAGAATAATGAAATTACCTATTTACGTCCAGACGCAAAAGCTCAAGTAACATTAGAATATAGTGATGACAATACACCAATTCGTATTGATGCGATTGTTATCTCTACACAACACGATGATTTTGATGAAGAAGCAGCAATGCTTACTAAAATTAAAAAAGACATCATCGAAATTTTGATTCCTAGAATCATCGCTAAATATCCTGTTTACGCTCACTTATTTAACGATAAAATCAACTACCACATCAACCCAACAGGAAAATTCGTTATTGGAGGACCTCACGGAGATACTGGTTTAACAGGAAGAAAAATTATCGTTGATACTTACGGCGGTAAAGGAGCTCACGGTGGTGGTGCTTTTTCTGGAAAAGACCCTAGTAAAGTAGACCGTAGTGCCGCTTATGCTACACGCCATATTGCTAAAAATCTAGTTGCCGCTGGAGTTGCAGATGAAATCTTAGTTCAGGTTTCTTATGCTATTGGTGTTGCTGAGCCAATGGGAATCTTTATCGATACTTATGGAACTTCAAAAGTTAATTTAACCAATGGAGAAATTGCTAAGAAAGTAGAAGCCATTTTTGACATGCGTCCTTACTTTATCGAGCAACGTTTAAAATTAAGAAACCCTATCTACAGTGAAACTGCTGCTTACGGACACATGGGACGTACACCAGAAGTAGTTACTAAAACATTCTCTGCTCCTGGAGGAGAAGAAAAAACAGTAACTGTTGAATTATTTACTTGGGAAAAATTAGACTATGTTGACCAAATAAAAACAGCATTCGGATTGTAA
- a CDS encoding phosphoadenylyl-sulfate reductase, whose product MSEAVVQILLEKTQGFSIEETFAFLANEYGDKVVFSTSFGQEDQVITDLIDKSGAAITIFTLDTGRLFQETYDVFHRTQKKYKTAIKVYFPEAKAVEELLEKKGPNSFFESVENRKECCFIRKVVPLKKALAGNKLWITGLRAEQSENRSNLHLFEYDANFDIVKFNPLLKWTLEEVQKYIDDHNVPQNSLHKKGFVSIGCAPCTRAIVEGEDIRAGRWYWEQSHKECGLHGAKKE is encoded by the coding sequence ATGAGCGAAGCAGTAGTTCAAATATTATTAGAAAAAACACAAGGGTTCTCAATAGAAGAAACTTTTGCGTTTTTAGCAAATGAATATGGTGACAAAGTGGTTTTTTCAACTTCTTTTGGTCAGGAAGATCAAGTAATCACTGATTTGATTGATAAAAGTGGTGCTGCAATTACTATTTTCACATTAGATACTGGGCGTTTGTTTCAGGAGACCTATGATGTTTTTCATAGAACACAAAAAAAATATAAAACAGCTATTAAGGTTTATTTTCCTGAGGCTAAGGCTGTAGAAGAATTATTGGAGAAAAAAGGACCTAATAGTTTCTTTGAGTCGGTTGAGAACAGAAAGGAATGTTGTTTTATCCGTAAGGTGGTTCCTTTAAAGAAGGCATTGGCCGGGAATAAGCTTTGGATAACAGGTTTAAGAGCTGAGCAATCAGAGAACAGAAGCAATTTGCATTTGTTTGAATATGATGCTAATTTTGACATCGTAAAATTCAATCCGTTGTTGAAATGGACATTGGAAGAAGTACAAAAATATATTGACGATCATAATGTGCCACAAAATAGTTTGCACAAAAAAGGATTCGTAAGTATTGGTTGTGCCCCATGTACCAGAGCCATTGTAGAGGGTGAAGATATTAGAGCCGGAAGATGGTACTGGGAACAAAGTCACAAAGAATGCGGTTTACACGGAGCAAAAAAAGAGTAA
- a CDS encoding trans-sulfuration enzyme family protein, translating to MDEQEFGFETQAIRTHIDRSQYQEHSTPLYISSSFVFEDAEDMRASFTEEKVRNIYSRFSNPNTTEFVDKVCAMEGAEAGYAFATGMAAIYSSFAALLSSGDHIVSAGSVFGSTHALFMTYFPKWNITTSYFDINKPETIESFIQPNTKILYAETPTNPGVDVVDLELLGQIAKKHNLILIIDNCFATPYIQQPIKYGAHIVIHSATKLMDGQGRVLGGVAVGNADLIRQIYLFSRNTGPAMSPFNAWVLSKSMETLALRVDRHCENAVKVAEFLEAHPKVNSVKYPFLKSHPKYEIAKKQMLLGGNIIAFEIKGGLEAGRAFLDKIKLCSLSANIGDAKTIVTHPASTTHSKLSTEEKLAVGITEGLVRVSVGLETVKDVIADLEQALS from the coding sequence ATGGACGAACAAGAATTTGGTTTTGAAACCCAAGCCATACGTACACATATCGATAGATCACAATATCAAGAACATTCAACCCCTTTGTATATTTCTTCGAGCTTTGTGTTTGAAGATGCTGAGGACATGAGAGCTTCCTTTACAGAAGAAAAAGTACGTAATATTTATAGTCGTTTTTCTAACCCAAACACAACGGAGTTTGTAGATAAGGTTTGTGCAATGGAAGGAGCTGAGGCAGGTTATGCTTTTGCAACTGGAATGGCTGCTATATATTCCTCTTTTGCTGCTTTGTTAAGTTCAGGAGATCATATTGTATCGGCGGGAAGCGTTTTTGGTTCTACGCATGCTTTGTTTATGACTTATTTCCCAAAATGGAATATTACCACTTCTTATTTTGATATCAATAAGCCAGAAACAATTGAGAGTTTCATTCAACCAAACACGAAGATTTTATACGCTGAAACGCCTACAAATCCTGGTGTTGATGTAGTAGATTTAGAATTGTTAGGTCAGATTGCTAAAAAACACAATTTGATTTTAATAATCGATAACTGTTTTGCAACGCCTTATATACAACAGCCAATTAAGTACGGGGCGCATATTGTGATTCACTCGGCTACCAAATTAATGGATGGTCAAGGGCGCGTTTTAGGAGGAGTGGCAGTAGGTAATGCCGATTTGATTCGTCAAATTTACCTTTTCTCAAGAAATACAGGTCCAGCAATGTCACCATTTAATGCTTGGGTATTGTCTAAAAGTATGGAGACTTTAGCACTTCGTGTGGATAGACATTGTGAAAATGCAGTGAAAGTGGCTGAGTTTTTAGAGGCGCATCCTAAAGTAAATAGTGTGAAATATCCTTTCTTGAAATCACATCCAAAGTATGAAATTGCTAAGAAACAAATGCTTTTAGGTGGGAATATTATTGCTTTTGAAATCAAAGGTGGATTAGAAGCTGGAAGAGCTTTCTTAGATAAAATAAAATTATGTTCGCTTTCTGCCAATATTGGAGATGCAAAAACAATTGTAACACATCCGGCTTCTACAACACATAGTAAATTATCTACTGAAGAGAAATTAGCAGTAGGTATTACAGAAGGATTAGTACGTGTTTCTGTAGGTTTAGAAACAGTAAAAGATGTGATCGCTGATTTGGAGCAAGCACTTTCTTAA
- a CDS encoding sulfate adenylyltransferase subunit 1 encodes MEVLKIATAGSVDDGKSTLIGRLLYDTQSLTTDKLEAIERSSKQKGYDYLDFSLATDGLVAEREQGITIDVAHIYFSTAKKSYIIADTPGHVEYTRNMVTGASTSQVSIILIDARKGVIEQTYRHFFINNLLRVKDVIVAVNKMDLVDYSEEVFNKIKADFQALNAKSDYKEQNVSYIPLSALTGDNVVDSLGKMPWYTGQTILQHLEALESKDIYDTGKTRFPVQTVIRPKTEEYHDFRGYAGKLYGNNIKVGDAVTVLPSLTESKVSKIHFFDQQYDEAVAGSSITIELENDINVTRGDMIVKSDELPKIEKDITTTVCWMDSKKLVPGTKYLVQHNTNRVLAKVDSIKNVIATDYSGATPASQLGINEIGEVSIKLSKALYFDSYVDNKSNGAFILIDPNTNTTAGVGFIK; translated from the coding sequence ATGGAAGTTTTAAAAATAGCAACAGCAGGAAGTGTAGATGACGGAAAGAGTACATTAATCGGAAGATTATTGTACGATACACAATCGTTAACAACAGATAAATTAGAAGCAATTGAAAGAAGTAGTAAGCAAAAAGGATATGATTATTTAGATTTTTCTTTGGCTACTGACGGATTAGTTGCAGAAAGAGAACAAGGAATTACAATTGACGTAGCACATATTTATTTTTCTACAGCTAAGAAAAGTTATATTATCGCAGACACTCCAGGACACGTAGAATATACGCGTAACATGGTTACCGGAGCTTCAACTTCGCAAGTATCTATCATTTTGATTGATGCTCGTAAAGGAGTAATTGAGCAAACCTACCGTCACTTTTTTATCAATAATTTATTGAGAGTAAAAGATGTAATTGTTGCGGTAAACAAAATGGATTTGGTTGACTATTCTGAAGAAGTATTCAACAAAATTAAAGCTGATTTCCAAGCATTGAATGCAAAAAGTGATTATAAAGAGCAAAATGTAAGCTACATTCCTTTAAGTGCTTTAACAGGAGACAATGTAGTAGATTCATTAGGGAAAATGCCTTGGTACACAGGACAAACTATCCTACAACATTTAGAAGCGTTAGAGTCTAAAGATATTTACGATACAGGAAAAACACGTTTCCCTGTTCAGACTGTTATCCGTCCTAAAACAGAAGAGTACCACGATTTCAGAGGATATGCAGGAAAATTATACGGAAACAATATTAAAGTTGGAGATGCTGTTACTGTATTGCCTTCTTTAACGGAGTCAAAAGTGTCTAAAATCCATTTCTTTGATCAACAATATGACGAAGCTGTAGCTGGTTCATCTATCACTATTGAATTGGAAAATGATATCAATGTAACAAGAGGTGATATGATTGTAAAATCAGACGAATTACCAAAAATTGAAAAAGATATTACAACAACGGTTTGTTGGATGGATAGCAAAAAATTAGTTCCTGGAACAAAATATTTGGTACAACACAATACAAACAGAGTTTTGGCAAAAGTAGATAGCATTAAAAATGTAATTGCTACTGATTATTCAGGGGCTACACCAGCATCTCAATTAGGGATTAATGAGATTGGTGAAGTTTCTATTAAATTAAGTAAGGCCTTGTATTTTGATTCTTATGTAGATAATAAATCAAATGGAGCTTTTATCTTAATAGATCCAAACACGAACACAACTGCAGGAGTAGGGTTTATCAAATAG
- a CDS encoding alpha/beta fold hydrolase codes for MENKPNPIIIKNFTTECGALYPVVHLSYQVFGPALNTAPVIVVNHALTGNSQVIGENGWWNDLIGENKTIDTHKYSILAFNVPGNGYDGSIIENYADFTARDIARLFIEGINYLNVQQLYAIIGGSVGGGIAWEMIALKPKLALHVIPIATDWKSTDWLIANCFLQEQILKNSSNPIQDARVHAMLCYRTPESFKLKFDRTINEELAIFNIESWLLHHGKKLQKRFQLASYKMMNQLLKTIDITRNSDSFEVFASKIEATIHIIGINSDLFFTAKENKETYQELKKHNVKVFYKEIESIHGHDAFLIEFEQLNNLLAPIF; via the coding sequence TTGGAAAATAAACCCAATCCTATTATAATTAAAAATTTCACTACTGAATGTGGTGCTTTATATCCTGTTGTTCATTTAAGTTACCAAGTCTTTGGCCCTGCACTTAATACAGCACCAGTTATTGTTGTGAATCATGCTTTGACTGGTAACTCTCAAGTAATTGGTGAGAATGGTTGGTGGAATGATTTAATAGGAGAAAATAAAACTATTGATACGCATAAATACAGTATTTTGGCATTTAATGTCCCTGGAAATGGGTACGATGGTTCAATTATTGAAAATTATGCCGACTTTACAGCTAGAGATATTGCCCGACTTTTTATAGAAGGCATTAACTACTTAAATGTTCAGCAATTGTACGCTATTATTGGTGGTTCAGTAGGAGGAGGAATTGCTTGGGAAATGATTGCATTAAAGCCAAAATTGGCTTTACACGTTATTCCTATTGCGACCGATTGGAAATCTACTGATTGGTTGATTGCTAATTGTTTTTTGCAAGAGCAAATTTTAAAAAATTCATCAAATCCAATACAGGATGCCCGAGTTCATGCTATGTTGTGTTACAGAACTCCAGAATCTTTTAAACTGAAATTTGATAGAACCATAAATGAAGAATTAGCGATATTTAATATCGAAAGTTGGCTACTTCATCATGGTAAAAAATTACAAAAGCGTTTTCAGTTGGCTTCCTATAAAATGATGAACCAATTATTAAAAACAATAGATATCACCAGAAATAGTGATTCTTTTGAAGTGTTTGCTTCTAAAATTGAAGCGACAATTCATATCATAGGTATAAATTCAGATTTGTTTTTTACCGCAAAAGAAAATAAAGAAACGTATCAGGAGTTAAAAAAGCATAATGTTAAGGTGTTTTATAAAGAAATAGAATCCATCCATGGACATGATGCATTCTTGATTGAGTTTGAACAATTAAACAACTTACTTGCTCCTATTTTTTAG
- a CDS encoding inorganic diphosphatase, with amino-acid sequence MTADKINTFDVLIEIPRGSRNKYEYDFEIKRMRFDRMLFSSMMYPADYGFIPETLALDGDPLDVLVLVNEPTFPGCVMEVKPIGVFHMADDKGPDEKIVCVPVSDPIWNKLNDLSDVNPHLLKEIEHFFQVYKDLENKQVDVEGWGDLSEAKTIIKECTDRFNAIENKPEGLFSIK; translated from the coding sequence ATGACTGCAGACAAAATAAACACTTTCGATGTACTTATCGAAATACCAAGAGGAAGTAGAAATAAGTACGAGTATGATTTTGAAATCAAAAGAATGCGTTTTGATAGAATGTTATTCTCTTCAATGATGTACCCTGCTGATTACGGATTTATTCCTGAAACTTTAGCTTTAGATGGAGATCCATTAGATGTTTTGGTTTTAGTTAATGAGCCTACTTTTCCTGGTTGTGTTATGGAAGTGAAACCTATCGGTGTTTTCCATATGGCTGATGATAAAGGACCAGATGAGAAAATTGTTTGTGTACCTGTTTCTGACCCAATTTGGAATAAATTAAATGATTTGTCAGATGTTAATCCTCACTTATTAAAAGAAATCGAGCACTTCTTCCAAGTATACAAGGATCTTGAAAATAAACAAGTAGATGTTGAAGGTTGGGGAGATTTAAGTGAAGCAAAAACAATCATCAAAGAATGTACAGATCGTTTCAATGCAATTGAAAACAAACCAGAAGGATTATTTAGTATTAAATAA